Proteins co-encoded in one Lentisphaerota bacterium genomic window:
- a CDS encoding ATP-binding protein, producing the protein MYTRGLSTKLVAALTDTPVILVNGARQSGKTTLVQKIVADRPGAVYRTLDDAATLAAAVADPVGFVRQPAELLIVDEVQHVPALFPAIKLEVDRNRRPGRYLLTGSANVLLLPKLSESLAGRMEILTLEPLAQAEIANVMDNVPQRLFAGEGPAEMAWAGKERDLTDRVVTGGYPEALARANPTRRAAWFGSYLTAILQRDVRDLANIEGLTEMPRLLSLLATRTAGLLNVAELSRDAGISHNTLKRYLALLQATFLIRLLPTWSRNSGKRFTKAPKLHLNDAGLACHLLGIDAARLAGHPSHWGRLVETFVVDELLRQATWSPFPVQASHFRLATGQEVDLVLEDGRGRVVGVEVKASATLRGEDLNGLKALAALSGDAWVGGVVFYGGDTPLPFGTGLQAWPITSLWTGKNP; encoded by the coding sequence ATGTATACACGGGGTTTAAGTACTAAATTGGTTGCGGCGCTCACGGATACGCCGGTGATACTGGTGAATGGCGCGCGCCAGAGCGGAAAAACCACGCTCGTGCAGAAAATTGTCGCCGATCGTCCGGGCGCCGTCTACCGTACGCTTGACGATGCCGCAACGCTGGCCGCAGCCGTCGCGGACCCGGTCGGTTTCGTTCGCCAACCCGCCGAACTGCTGATCGTGGACGAAGTTCAGCATGTCCCCGCACTCTTTCCGGCCATCAAGCTGGAAGTGGATCGGAACCGCCGACCGGGACGATACCTCCTGACCGGTTCGGCAAATGTTCTGTTGCTCCCCAAACTTTCGGAATCGCTGGCTGGCCGCATGGAGATCCTCACCTTGGAACCGTTGGCCCAGGCGGAGATTGCGAACGTGATGGACAATGTGCCGCAACGGCTCTTTGCGGGAGAAGGTCCGGCGGAGATGGCGTGGGCCGGGAAAGAACGGGATCTGACAGACCGCGTGGTGACAGGTGGCTATCCCGAGGCGTTGGCTCGTGCCAATCCGACCCGGCGTGCGGCCTGGTTCGGCTCCTATCTTACGGCGATCCTGCAACGGGATGTGCGTGATCTGGCGAACATCGAGGGACTGACGGAGATGCCGCGTCTGCTGTCGTTGCTTGCCACGCGCACGGCAGGCCTTCTCAATGTCGCCGAACTCTCGCGCGATGCCGGCATCTCTCACAATACGCTGAAGCGGTATCTCGCGTTGTTGCAGGCCACGTTCCTGATCCGGCTGTTGCCGACATGGTCACGCAACTCAGGCAAGCGTTTCACCAAGGCGCCCAAACTTCATCTCAATGACGCGGGGCTAGCCTGTCACCTGCTGGGGATCGACGCCGCCCGGTTAGCAGGCCATCCCTCCCACTGGGGGAGACTGGTCGAGACGTTTGTTGTGGACGAACTGTTGCGGCAAGCGACATGGTCCCCTTTTCCCGTGCAAGCCAGTCACTTCCGGCTGGCAACCGGGCAGGAAGTGGACCTCGTGCTGGAAGATGGTCGCGGGCGTGTTGTCGGCGTGGAAGTGAAAGCCTCCGCAACCCTGCGAGGGGAGGATCTAAACGGACTCAAAGCCCTGGCTGCATTGAGCGGTGACGCCTGGGTGGGCGGGGTTGTTTTCTATGGCGGAGACACCCCTCTGCCTTTCGGGACGGGATTGCAGGCGTGGCCGATCACCTCGCTCTGGACGGGGAAGAATCCCTGA